The Microbacterium sp. zg-Y1090 sequence GCATCGGACGCCGCCGCTGTGCACCGCCAGTGGCGCTCCAGCCCGTCGCGACGCGGCGGGAGACGGGTGGCGCCGTAGTCCATCTGGACGTGCGTGGCGGTCGCGTCGAGCACGAAGACGCCCCAGGCCGCCAGCAGCGAGAGGCAGTCGAGGCGGCCGCCCTCACGGGCCGCGAGCAGGAAGGCGGGCGGACAGTCACCGGGCACATACGTTCCGCGTCGCACGCGAATCAGCGCGCCGCCCGCGACTGCTGAGTCGATCCGGCGGCGCGGCACCCCGCCGGCGCGCAGCATCGCGTAGCTGACGGTGGTCGGCGAGGTGCCGACGACGGGGGTCGGGATCACCCTCCCACTGTGTCGCGGCGGCATCGCCGTCCTTCGGCGATCGGCTGGTCCGTGGACAGCTGCCCGTGTTGCCAGGCCTGGGGAGGAGGCGCCGCGGCCGGCGCGCGCGGCGGCGGGCGTGCAGAATGTCGCGACCGTCGCGGGGCACGACGGACACCACCGGGGCACAACGTCGCGGGATCGGGGCGCAGGGCCGTGAACGCGTCAGGGACCGCCCCGGTGCGGGCGGGGTGGCGACGTTGTGCACGCCGCTCGGGGCGCGCGGCGGCGGAGTGGCGACGTTGTGCACGGACAGCCACGACAACGGCCTGTCAAGCGCGGCGGGCCTCGGCGGGCCTCGGCGGGCCGCGGCGGGCCGCGGCGGGCCGCGGCGGGCGGCGGGCTGCCATGTGCGGGCGGCGGTGGGTGCGGGCGGCAGTGGGCGCGGGCGGGGCGCGCGGCGGCGCAGGGCGGCGGCGGAAGGCGGACGGCCGCGACGGAGTTAGGCTCGAATGATGCAACCCGTCAGTCTCCGCACGTCCCGCCTCGAGCTGTCGCTCCCGACCCCGGCCGATGCCGACGCCGTGACGGAGGCCGCGCAGGACCCCGAGGTGCCGCGGTGGACCACCCTCCCCTCCCCCTACACCCGCACGCACGCCGATGACTTCATCGCTCTGGCCGCCCAGTGGTGGGAGGACGAGACCGAGCTCACGTGGGCGATCCGCCACGACGGGCAGTGGATCGGCATGATCGGCCTGCAGCACCTGCGCCCCGGCGGCGACGCCGAGATCGGCTTCTGGATGGCCGCCGGCGCACGCGGCCAGGGCTACCTCGGCGAGGCGGCCCGCGCGGTGATCGACTTCTCCTTCGGTGAGGCGCTGCGCCTGCAGCGGGTGGAGTGGCAGGCGATCGTCGGCAACATCCCCTCCGCGCGCACCGCGCGCTCGCTCGGGTTCCGCTACGAGGGCCTGATGCGCCAGAAGCTCGTCGACCCGCGCGGGCGCCACGACGGCTGGGTCGCCGGTCTCCTCCCCACCGACGACCGCACCCCCGTGGACTGGCCGATCCTGGCGGTCTGACCGCCGCGGTGCCGGCGGTTCGTGCCAGGATGCCGGTATGCCCGAGATGCCGGAGGTGCAGGGACTGGTCGACTTCCTCGGCGAGCGCACACGCGGCCTGCGCGTGACGACCGCACGCGTGGCGAGCATCGCCGCGCTGAAGACCTATGACCCTCCGGTCGACGCGCTCGTCGGCGCGGGGATCGAGACGGCGGCACGGCACGGGAAGTTCATCGACCTCGCCGCCCGCACCGATGCCGGCGAAGCGCTGCACCTCGTGTTCCACCTGGCCAAAGCCGGGTGGCTGCGGTGGTACGACGCCCTGCCCGCCACGGTGATCAAGCCGGGCCGCACCCCGATCGCGCTGCGCATCGGCTTCGACGACGGCTCGGGCTTCGACCTCACCGAGGCCGGCACCAAGAAGTCGCTCGCCGTGTACGTCGTGCGCGACCCCGCCGAGGTGCCCGGCATCGCCCGTCTCGGCCCCGACCCGCTCGCGCCGGGATTCGACCGCGACGCGTTGGCCGGCCTGCTCGCGGGCCGCCGCACCCAGATCAAGGGGGTGCTGCGCGACCAGTCGATCATCGCCGGCATCGGCAACGCCTACTCGGACGAGATCCTCCACGCCGCACGCATGTCGCCGTACGCCCTCGCGGCCGGCCTCGATGACGGTGAGGTCGACCGGCTGTTCGCGGCACTGCGCGACACCCTCGCCGAAGCACTCGCCGCGGCATCGGGCAAGCCCCCGGCGGACCTGAAGGATGCCAAGCGCCGCGGCATGCGGGTGCATGGGCGGCGGGGCGAGGCGTGCCCCGTGTGCGGAGACGAGGTGCGGTCGGTCTTCTTCGCCGACAACTCCCTGGAGTACTGCGCCACCTGCCAGACCGGCGGCAAGGTGCTCGCCGACCGCCGCCTGTCACGCCTGCTGAAGTAGCGCTACTGGTCGGTGCCCATGAGGATGCGGGCGTCCTCGTCGACCCAGTCGAACGACTTCGTCACCGCCTTGCGCCACAGCCGGTAGCGGCGTTCGCTCTCGTCCCGGTCCATGCGCGGCTCGAAGCGCGCGTCTTCGCGCCACTGCTGACGCAGCTCGTCCTCATCGGCCCACACGCCGGTCGCCAGCCCGGCCGCGTACGCGGCGCCGAGCGCGGTGGTCTCGACGATGCGGGGCCGCACCACGGGGATGCCGAGGATGTCGGCCTGGAACTGCATGAGCAGGTCGTTGCGGGTCATGCCCCCGTCCACCCGCAGCTCCGTCAGCGGCGCACCGGTGTCGGCGACGACCGCCTCGACGATGTCGCGGGTCTGGAAGGCGGTGGATTCCAGCGCCGCGCGGGCGATGTGCGCACGGGTGACGTAGCGGGTCATCCCCACCAGAGCGCCGCGGGCGTCGGGGCGCCAGTACGGCGCGAACAGCCCCGAGAACGCCGGCACGAAGTAGGCGCCGCCGGCGTTGTCGACGGTGGCGGCGAGCGTTTCGACGTCTTGCGAGCGCGCGATGATCCCGAGGTTGTCGCGCAGCCACTGCACGAGCGATCCGGTGACCGCGATCGACCCTTCGAGCGCGTAGTGGGCCGGCTCGTCACCCCGGCGATACGCGACCGTCGTGATGAGTCCGTGCTGCGAGCGCACGAGCTCGTCACCGGTGTTGACGAGCAGGAAGTTGCCGGTGCCGTAGGTGTTCTTCGACTCCCCCGCGCCGAACGCCGCCTGGCCGAAGGTCGCGGCCTGCTGGTCTCCGAGGATGCCGGCGATGGGGACCCCGCGTGCCACGCCGGGCACGGCGACCTCGCCCACCACCTGCGACGACGAGCGGATCTCGGGCAGCATCGCGCGCGGGATGTCCCAGACGGCGAGCAGCTCGTCGGACCAGTCGAGCGTGCGCAGGTCCATCAGCAGCGTGCGGCTGGCGTTGGTGACGTCGGTGACGTGGATGCCGCCACGGCTGCCGCCGGTGAGGTTCCAGATCACCCAGGTGTCGGGGGTGCCGAAGAGCACCTCGCCGGCCTCGGCGGCGGCGCGAGCCCCCGGGACGGCATCGAGGATCCACGCGATCTTCGACGCGGAGAAGTAGGTCGCCAGCGGCAAGCCGGTCTGCTCGGCGAACCGCAGGCCGCCGGCATCCGACTGCGCCGCGAGCTCGTCGATGCGCCGCTGGGTGCGGGTGTCCTGCCAGACGATCGCGTTCGCGATCGGCCGGCCGGTGCGGCGGTCCCAGAGCATGGTGGTCTCGCGCTGGTTGGTGATGCCGATCGCGGCGACCTCGCTCGCCGCCAGCCCGGCGCGGGCGACAGCCGAGGAGAGCACCCACTCGGTGTTGGTCCAGATCTCGACCGGGTCGTGCTCCACCCAGCCGGCCCGAGGGAAGATCTGCTCGTGCTCCCGCTGCGCCGTGGCGACGATCGAGCCGGCGGAGTCGAAGACGATCGCGCGCGTCGACGTGGTGCCCTGATCGATCGCGATGACGTGATCGGCCATCATGCCTCCAGGGTCGTCGCGGCCAGCTCCTGACCCGACGGCTCGGCGGCGGGCTCGGGTTCGGCGGCGCGCACGGCCCGCAGCGCCCTCGCCGCCTCGTGGTGGACGCGTTCGTCGTCCCACCCCAGCACCGGGGCGATGGCCTCGGCGACCTCCAGCGCGAGGGCGGGGGTCACCGCGCCCGTGAATGCCAGGCCGGTGCGGCGCAGCAGCACGTCATCGAGGTGATGCACATCCTCGGTGGCGGCGAGGTGCCGCAGTTCGCCGGTGCTGTGGTGGGGGGCGCCCTGCAGGGGGCGGTCGGTCTCGTCGGCGGCGACCGCGGCGATGTAATCGGCCGCGATCGTGCCGTAGCGCCCCAGCAGCTGGTCCACCCGCTCGGCGGGCACCGTGCCGGAGTGCGCCTTGACCCACTGCGCGCGGGCGCGCTGGGTGCCGGGGAAGCCGCGCCCTCCGCCGATCGCGACGCCCTTCGTGGACCGGCGCCGCGGCACGGCCAGCTCGCTCAGGACCGTGTCGGTCAGCCGCTCGGCCGATGCGCGGAAGGTCGTCCACTTGCCGCCGACCAGGCTCAGCACGATCGCGGACAGCCCGGCGACGCGTGTGCGGTCGATGCGGTAGTCCCGCGAGACGAAGCCGGGGGCGACGTCGTCGTGCCGCGGCAGCGGGCGCACCCCCGAGAACCGGTAGACGATCTGGTCGCGCTCCACCGGGATGCCGGGAAGCACCTGGGCGACGAGGTCGATGAAGTAGTCGACCTCCGCCTCGGTGCACACGGCGGGTTCGCGCATGTCGTGCTCGATGTCCGTCGTGCCCACGAGCACACGGCCGCGCAGCGGATAGATCAGCACGATCCGTCCGTCCTCGTTCTCGAAGAACAGCTCACGGCCGCCGGTGGCGGCGAGAAGCTCGGGGTTGTCCACGACGATGTGCGAGCCCTTGGTGCCGCCCATGCGCTCGACGCGGTCGCCGAGCGCGGCGTTGGTGAGGTCGACCCACGGGCCGCTGGCGTTGACGACCACCGCCGCGGTGAAGCGGATCTCCTCGCCGCTCATCGCGTCGCGGAGCACGACCGCGTCGTCTGCCGTGCCGACGGCGGCGGTGTAGGCGGCGGCGCGGGCGCGATCGCCGCCCGCGCGCAGGCCGTCGCGCAGCACGTCGATGGCGAGCCGCTCGGGGTCGTGCACCGAGGCATCCCAGTAGGTGGCGGTGTACTTCACCGCGGGGTTCAGGTCGGGCAGCTGCTGCAGCGAGCGCTTCCGCCCGTGGAAGGTGTGCCGGGGCACCTGGCCGCCGCCACGGGAGAAGGAGTCGTAGATGACCAGGCCGATCTTGATCAGGGCCGCGCCGCGCTCGCGCGCCCGGCCGCTGCCGTGCCGCAGGAATCGCAGCGGGGCGGACAGCAGTCCGGAGAAGGTCGAGAAGATCGGGATCGTCGTCTGCAGCGGGCGCACGTAGTGGGGCGCGATCTTGAGCAGCGAGTTGCGCTCGGTGACCGCCTCGTGCACCAGGCGGAACTCCCCGTTCTCGAGGTAGCGCACGCCGCCGTGGATCATGTGGGATGAGGCGGCCGACGCGCCGCTGACATAGTCGGCGCGTTCCACCAGCGCCACGTCCACCCCCTGCATGGCGAGGTCGCGGAAGGTCGCGAGCCCGTTGATCCCGCCGCCGATGATCAGCACGTCTGCATGCGGGCGGGCGGCGAGGGCGGCGAATCCGGTGTGTGCGTCGTCGTTGTGCATGATCACGTCTCTTCCTCGTAGGCGCTCTGTCCACCCTCGCATGCTTCCGGGGCCCGGGACGCGTATGCGTGGGCCGCCGCGCTGAGCAGTGCCTGTGCGACGGCACGGGCGACCGGCACCGAGGCCGACTCCCGCACCCGCAGGGTGGTGATCGTGACCGCGCCCTCGCTCCAGCGGATCGTCACGGTGCTGGCCGCAGCACCACGCAGCCAGCCGGAGAAGATCCCCGAGTGGACCACGGCCGGGCGCAGAGGTCCGGGAATCCCGCTGATGACGCGCTCGCCCAGGAGGTCTTCGAACGCGATGCCCAGCACCGCCTCGCCCGGCACCGACCGGAAGGGGCCCCTCCGGTCGAGCCACTCGGTGCGAGGCACCCAGTCGCCGTCACCGGCCCGCCCGACCAGCCGCGCGGACGGGAGGTAGTCGAATGCGTCGCCGAGCGCGCCGTCGTCCTCCGCCAGCAGCAGGACGCGCCCGCCCGCGGCGGCATGGTGTCGAGCCGACTCGGTGAACCGACGGGTGACCAGCAGCGCTCCCGGCTCCTCGACGGTCACGAGATCCACGCCCAGTCCGCTCAGCCAGATGGCCGTCT is a genomic window containing:
- the glpK gene encoding glycerol kinase GlpK is translated as MADHVIAIDQGTTSTRAIVFDSAGSIVATAQREHEQIFPRAGWVEHDPVEIWTNTEWVLSSAVARAGLAASEVAAIGITNQRETTMLWDRRTGRPIANAIVWQDTRTQRRIDELAAQSDAGGLRFAEQTGLPLATYFSASKIAWILDAVPGARAAAEAGEVLFGTPDTWVIWNLTGGSRGGIHVTDVTNASRTLLMDLRTLDWSDELLAVWDIPRAMLPEIRSSSQVVGEVAVPGVARGVPIAGILGDQQAATFGQAAFGAGESKNTYGTGNFLLVNTGDELVRSQHGLITTVAYRRGDEPAHYALEGSIAVTGSLVQWLRDNLGIIARSQDVETLAATVDNAGGAYFVPAFSGLFAPYWRPDARGALVGMTRYVTRAHIARAALESTAFQTRDIVEAVVADTGAPLTELRVDGGMTRNDLLMQFQADILGIPVVRPRIVETTALGAAYAAGLATGVWADEDELRQQWREDARFEPRMDRDESERRYRLWRKAVTKSFDWVDEDARILMGTDQ
- a CDS encoding glycerol-3-phosphate dehydrogenase/oxidase; amino-acid sequence: MHNDDAHTGFAALAARPHADVLIIGGGINGLATFRDLAMQGVDVALVERADYVSGASAASSHMIHGGVRYLENGEFRLVHEAVTERNSLLKIAPHYVRPLQTTIPIFSTFSGLLSAPLRFLRHGSGRARERGAALIKIGLVIYDSFSRGGGQVPRHTFHGRKRSLQQLPDLNPAVKYTATYWDASVHDPERLAIDVLRDGLRAGGDRARAAAYTAAVGTADDAVVLRDAMSGEEIRFTAAVVVNASGPWVDLTNAALGDRVERMGGTKGSHIVVDNPELLAATGGRELFFENEDGRIVLIYPLRGRVLVGTTDIEHDMREPAVCTEAEVDYFIDLVAQVLPGIPVERDQIVYRFSGVRPLPRHDDVAPGFVSRDYRIDRTRVAGLSAIVLSLVGGKWTTFRASAERLTDTVLSELAVPRRRSTKGVAIGGGRGFPGTQRARAQWVKAHSGTVPAERVDQLLGRYGTIAADYIAAVAADETDRPLQGAPHHSTGELRHLAATEDVHHLDDVLLRRTGLAFTGAVTPALALEVAEAIAPVLGWDDERVHHEAARALRAVRAAEPEPAAEPSGQELAATTLEA
- a CDS encoding GNAT family N-acetyltransferase — its product is MQPVSLRTSRLELSLPTPADADAVTEAAQDPEVPRWTTLPSPYTRTHADDFIALAAQWWEDETELTWAIRHDGQWIGMIGLQHLRPGGDAEIGFWMAAGARGQGYLGEAARAVIDFSFGEALRLQRVEWQAIVGNIPSARTARSLGFRYEGLMRQKLVDPRGRHDGWVAGLLPTDDRTPVDWPILAV
- a CDS encoding Fpg/Nei family DNA glycosylase, yielding MPEMPEVQGLVDFLGERTRGLRVTTARVASIAALKTYDPPVDALVGAGIETAARHGKFIDLAARTDAGEALHLVFHLAKAGWLRWYDALPATVIKPGRTPIALRIGFDDGSGFDLTEAGTKKSLAVYVVRDPAEVPGIARLGPDPLAPGFDRDALAGLLAGRRTQIKGVLRDQSIIAGIGNAYSDEILHAARMSPYALAAGLDDGEVDRLFAALRDTLAEALAAASGKPPADLKDAKRRGMRVHGRRGEACPVCGDEVRSVFFADNSLEYCATCQTGGKVLADRRLSRLLK